The genomic window TTTAGCTAAGAACTATATGAttcatatttctttgtttattctagGTTAACTGTCACTTCCATAGCCCTGTGGGAGAAAGCTAGCCTGCctgcccattttcctccaatcctccctctttttctcctcttccctccctcccactcatTTTGAACAAACATGTATTTATCACTCATTCTGCTACCAGGCACCAAAGTGTGGCAGAGCCACTTCTCTGTGCTGTGTGTCTCAGGGCACCGCCTCCATGGTTcctgcacacagcaggcactgtGTGCTGTGCCATGGCATTCACTGCTGAAGATTGTCATCGGCTTTCAGGATCTTTTAGTTTACATCGTCTACTTGGAATCTTAGAAAAGTCCATGTGGTGGGGTTCAGGGAGCCCTCAGCAATGCTTCTGGAATGAGCATCACTCATTTGGCCCGGCTTTCCTGAAGTGAGCACAGAGCAGCATTGTTTCCCTGAGCGACTCTGTAACTCCTGCTGCTCAGCGCCAGCCCCAGAGCATGCAAAGAATGCAGCCTGCTGCTCGCTCACTGGGCGCTGCTCCACCCTGAGGGCTTCAGCTTTGCCTTTCCTCCCTATCCTGGGCAATCTCGCTTGGGGGTTGGGACCCCGCGCCACTGTTGACACCTGCCTTTGAGATGCTTAAGTTACCAACGCATCCCTTCAGAGCTGGAATGTTGCATCAGAGATGGGCTGGCCATGAGTCCTTGCTGAGTGCTGGACCCTGTGTCAGGAGCCAGAGGCCTGATGGCTCCTCCTGGGGGTGAGGCAGCCTTGTGTGAAATGGGAGTGATGGCCTCTTTTGGAGAAAGCACAAGGATTTCACCACTCTTTGTCCAGGAAGGAGGAAGCTGTACTGGCTTGAGGCAGCATGAGCTTCATTTGTGTCTCCCTGAAGGCCTCTGCAGGACCTGTCATGCTGCTCAATGGCCCAGAGGTCCAGCCGCCATGGGGATGTCTGGTCATTTCTTAAAGAGCTGACCTGTGAAGACCCTGAGCTCCCTGGAGGGCACTTGGATCTCAGGAAACTCCAGGCAGGATCATCAGTCTATGCAGACCCCTCTCTGAGCATCCCCCAGGCTTGAACTTGAGCTCAGAATAAGTCAGTGCCCGtgagagaaggcaggaagagtGGGGCCTGGGGGGGAGGGATGATGGGGGTGGTGTCAGAGGTGGTCTCCTCTGGCTCGCTGTCCCCATCATCCAGGCCTTCAGCAAGGGACGGGATGATTCTGACCACACTGTCTTCAAAGTGTACCTGCTTTTTCTTGGCCAGCAAGTCAGCTGGCTCCAGAGTCAGCTCCGTCAGGGTGTCTGGGCGCTGGAAGGTGTTGGGCTTCTCGGTCCGCTTCAGGATGCTCTTCATGTGGATGAAGAGGGAGCCAGGCCCCTCTTTGAGGGCCCCGTGGAAGGTATAGGTTTGTTCGGTGTCCCCAGAGCCAGTGGTGCTCGTGGCACTGCTGGAGGGGTCTGTGTACTGCTCTGGGGAGGCCAGCACCTTGGGGGcagctttgctcttcttcctcttgctCAGCAGGAAGTAGGCCAGACCAGTGATGATGAGCATGGAGCCTGGAAGAGATCTGGGAGGTCAGGATGCTGGACGTGTCCTGGAGAAAAGCCAGAGGCTGTCTAAGCCCACGGTTCCAAAGGGCCACTGCAGCATGCCTATGCGGCCACACTTAGgcccctgtgctccagccctCACCCCTGACTTGTCCTCATACACCCACATCAGACTCAGGGGGCAGGCCTGACATCCAGCCAAGGGATATCAGTAGGGCTGGTGCCATGTTAGGGCCATCACCCTGACTGCTAGTGAGGGGACCCTGTGCCTGAGGCCCTTTTTCTGTTGACAGCCGACCCTGGTGCTGCCCGCCCAGCCTCCCATCTCCATGCTCAGCCTCCCTCTCGGGATGGCTTCTTGGGGCTGGAGCTGAAACTCCTCCCATGGGCCTGGACTCTGTTTTGGATATCGGGCCCTCCGTGCTAAACTGGGCTGCCTTCTGTTCCCAGAAGTAGAGAGGTCCCCCGTCACTTCAGCCTCCCAATAAACACAGAGGAAAGTGCAGTTTGGGTGGGGCTAGCATAGCACTGGTGCCCCTCCTGGCCCCTCACCCAGCCTCCAGGCCAGAGGCCCCTCGGTCCCAGGCTGAGACCTGCTGCTCTGCCTTGTCTGTCAGGATTCCACCCCGTCCAGAGGAAATGGGAAAGGTGGCTGTCCTGCCTGCCAGGACCCGAGCCTCCTGAGTGTCTCTCACTCTCCAAGGAGTGGGAGGTTGTGGCTGGCTCTGGCCTCGGCAGTGCTGAGTCCAGCTCAGGAGTCCACTGGAGGCCATGTAGAGTGGTCTTGAGAGGCTGTGACAGGCACGTTAAGAGAACCTGCGGGAAGGAATAGGTGGCTCTGCCTTTCCACCTCGTCTCCCTGGCGGCTGGTGGCCCCGGCATTGTAGACGAGTCACAAGGAGGGGCACAGTTTTACAGctagggaggaaagaggaagagggcacTAGCAGAAAAGGCCAGGGACAAACACAGGAGGTGGGAGCACTGAGTCCTGGCTTCTGCGATCAGAAACCAGGCTGACCAGTAGGGTCTATGAGGTAGAGTGGGAGAAGACAATGAGGCTGTGAGGGTCTTTTGGGGTCCCATCTTGGCACGACTTCTGAACCAGACCGAGGAGCTTAGACCTGAATTGGTAGCTGCTGGGGAGACACAGAAGGGTTTGGGCAGAGAAGTGACCATCTTGTGCTCTCTGAAAGCTCCAACCACACACAGGCATCAGAGGAAAGGCCAGGTCCCTTTTGTGAGTGCAGCCTTTGGATACCTACATGAAGGATGCACTTCTCGGGACATCCTTGCCACTTAATCAGCATGGAGGACGTCTGACAGCTCCTCATCCCCACAACCTAGGCCAGAGAGGGCAGTGGGGCCGCCAGTGGAGGCCCTGCAGCCAGCATCACTGCAGGCCTCT from Equus asinus isolate D_3611 breed Donkey chromosome 2, EquAss-T2T_v2, whole genome shotgun sequence includes these protein-coding regions:
- the TMEM72 gene encoding transmembrane protein 72 isoform X2, giving the protein MLIITGLAYFLLSKRKKSKAAPKVLASPEQYTDPSSSATSTTGSGDTEQTYTFHGALKEGPGSLFIHMKSILKRTEKPNTFQRPDTLTELTLEPADLLAKKKQVHFEDSVVRIIPSLAEGLDDGDSEPEETTSDTTPIIPPPQAPLFLPSLTGTDLF
- the TMEM72 gene encoding transmembrane protein 72 isoform X1; its protein translation is MKLQVFWTGLEYTCRLLGIATAAVLIGVGTETFIQGQFKSLAFYLLSIGAAISVCEGAYFVAQLLAICFQCQPGSLAYRAREKACWLGCFQKFLAYILLSVACFLHPVLVWHVTIPGSMLIITGLAYFLLSKRKKSKAAPKVLASPEQYTDPSSSATSTTGSGDTEQTYTFHGALKEGPGSLFIHMKSILKRTEKPNTFQRPDTLTELTLEPADLLAKKKQVHFEDSVVRIIPSLAEGLDDGDSEPEETTSDTTPIIPPPQAPLFLPSLTGTDLF